The proteins below are encoded in one region of Spirochaetaceae bacterium:
- a CDS encoding ABC transporter permease — translation MKKLPFLDKIKPSKGSATTNEFEQELKATSLTQDAWKRFKRHKMGMFGFIVATLYIIIALLTPILPFYPFERQILSHAHLPPSLRPAGEIALERREANITRLMQHQNRTEHSAEEAAELTALRGFVEAARLDPDHFANNVYLLGTDTLGRDMLSRIVRGGRISISIGLLGTITSFLIGIFYGATAGYLGGRIDNVMMRFVDILYGLPFMVIVIIIMSFIGGRSITILFVAIALISWLGIARLVRGQIISLKNGEFVQSARSAGAGNMRIITKHLLPNTLSIIIVFGTMSIPGFIMAESFLSYLGLGVSAPMASWGSLISDGARGMEIYPWLLVGPAVTMTLFLFAMNFLGDGLRDAFDPQAKNRT, via the coding sequence ATGAAAAAATTACCTTTTTTAGATAAAATAAAGCCGTCCAAAGGTTCGGCGACTACCAACGAATTTGAGCAAGAGCTTAAAGCTACCTCGCTTACTCAAGATGCATGGAAGCGTTTTAAGCGGCATAAAATGGGTATGTTTGGCTTTATTGTGGCTACTCTTTATATTATTATTGCCTTACTTACCCCCATTTTACCTTTTTATCCCTTCGAGCGGCAAATTTTAAGCCACGCTCATTTGCCGCCGTCTTTAAGGCCGGCCGGCGAAATAGCCCTAGAACGGCGCGAGGCTAACATCACCCGTTTAATGCAGCATCAAAACCGGACAGAACATTCGGCCGAAGAAGCTGCCGAACTGACGGCCCTGCGCGGTTTTGTGGAAGCTGCAAGGCTAGACCCCGACCATTTTGCTAACAATGTTTACCTTTTAGGTACAGATACCTTAGGGCGCGATATGCTCTCGCGTATTGTGCGCGGCGGCCGTATCTCTATCAGTATTGGTTTGCTTGGTACCATCACCTCCTTTTTAATTGGTATTTTTTACGGAGCCACCGCCGGCTATTTAGGCGGCCGTATAGATAACGTAATGATGCGTTTTGTTGATATTTTATACGGGTTGCCCTTTATGGTTATTGTTATCATTATTATGAGCTTTATCGGCGGGCGCAGCATAACTATTTTATTTGTAGCTATTGCTTTAATTTCGTGGCTGGGGATAGCGCGTTTGGTGCGCGGGCAAATTATCTCGCTTAAAAACGGCGAATTTGTGCAATCGGCCCGCTCTGCTGGCGCCGGCAATATGCGCATCATCACTAAACACTTATTACCTAACACTTTAAGTATTATCATTGTTTTTGGTACTATGAGTATACCCGGTTTTATTATGGCCGAAAGCTTTTTATCTTATCTTGGGCTGGGCGTTTCGGCGCCAATGGCTAGCTGGGGTTCGTTAATTAGTGATGGAGCCAGAGGCATGGAGATTTATCCTTGGTTATTAGTTGGCCCGGCAGTTACCATGACCTTATTTTTGTTCGCCATGAACTTTTTA
- a CDS encoding ABC transporter permease, with product MLQFIVRRFLSLIPTMFIIVTLGFVIIRAAPGGPFTTEVNVPEVILQQLMDKFHLNESIPRQYLRFLGDLIFRGDLGPSMVSRDFNVSEQISLALPVSATLGLTALTLALLMGVTTGLIAALKQNSIIDYSAMSLAIMWISVPLFVIGPIFILVFALNLGWFPSQGWIDSRAGLMALVLPAVTLALPSFGSFARITRTGVIETLRSDYVRTARAKGLSEFTILTKHVLKGALLPVVTILGPMVAGLVTGSVVIETTFNVPGLGGLLIRSTFNRDYTLMMGGIITYSMILITMNFIVDIVYGFIDPRISYK from the coding sequence ATGCTGCAATTTATTGTTAGGCGCTTTTTAAGCTTAATACCTACCATGTTTATTATTGTAACACTCGGTTTTGTTATTATTAGGGCGGCGCCGGGCGGCCCCTTTACTACCGAAGTTAATGTACCCGAAGTTATTTTACAACAACTAATGGACAAATTTCACTTAAACGAAAGCATACCGCGTCAGTACCTAAGATTTTTAGGCGATTTAATTTTTAGAGGCGATTTAGGCCCTTCTATGGTTAGCCGCGATTTTAATGTTAGCGAGCAAATTTCGCTGGCTTTACCGGTATCGGCCACACTTGGGCTAACGGCTTTAACACTCGCTTTACTTATGGGGGTAACTACCGGCCTCATTGCCGCCTTAAAACAAAATAGTATTATAGACTATTCGGCGATGTCGCTGGCCATTATGTGGATTAGCGTGCCTCTTTTTGTCATCGGCCCCATCTTTATTTTAGTTTTTGCCTTAAATTTAGGGTGGTTTCCCAGTCAGGGCTGGATAGACAGCCGGGCAGGTTTAATGGCTTTGGTTTTACCGGCCGTTACCTTAGCCTTGCCTAGCTTTGGTAGTTTTGCCCGTATTACGCGTACGGGGGTGATTGAAACCCTGCGCAGCGATTATGTGCGTACGGCTCGGGCTAAAGGGTTATCGGAATTTACCATCTTAACTAAGCACGTTTTAAAAGGAGCGTTACTGCCCGTTGTTACCATCTTAGGGCCAATGGTGGCCGGCTTGGTTACCGGCTCGGTCGTTATAGAAACCACCTTTAATGTGCCGGGCTTGGGCGGCCTTTTAATACGTTCTACCTTTAACCGCGACTATACCTTAATGATGGGCGGTATCATCACTTATTCGATGATATTAATAACAATGAACTTTATTGTAGATATTGTTTACGGCTTTATCGACCCACGTATATCTTACAAATAA